The nucleotide sequence GTCTGTATCAACTGCGTACTCTTCTGACATATAGTCGATGTAACGTTTTGTGAGTTCTACATATTCTGTAGTTGTATAGCTGCCATGGTCATCAAGGATTGTCTCCGGATATGTAGGAACCGCAACGATCGTCGGATTTACCGACTGCCATTCGTCTGTTGCCCACACAAGTCCGCCTCTGCCCTGTGTCAGTGAATAGGTCGGATCATCACCTGCGCAGCTGGAGTCACCAATAAATACTACCATTGGATAAGTTTTTGATTCATCATAGTCCTCAGGCAGATAAAGATTATAAGTAATGCTGAGTCCGCTTTCTGAATCAGTATATGTTTTCTGCTCGAATTTATCAGCATAGGTCGCTATAAGTGTTTCTTCATCCTCAGCCAATGAATTATCGACAGTTCCTGATGCTGAACTTTCAGCTTCATCAGCAGTTTCTGTATTTTTACCACTTTCATCAGCTGCTGTTTCAACTGTCGGCGCAGCTTCCGATACAGCTTTATCAGTTGTGGAAGATACACCACAGGCTGACATTGAGCACGCTGTGATCGCCGCCAATAATATAGCAATCTGTTTTTTGAACATTTGATCCCTCCGTTTTTTATATCGTTTTGAATCATAATTTCATTTTAAATTTATTTTTAAAATTCTTATTCAAACGATATATTTTTTTGACCTAAAAGTCAATATAGCTTTTCTGAAAATTCTGTGAAGCATAATTAAGATTATATTAAAAATACGCAGAACATCTCTAATCCACTGCTTTTTATAGTATGATTAAACAAATATGACTTTTCTTCTTAAACAAGTCAGGAGGATCTTATGCGGGACAAAAATAAAACTAATCACACAAAAACCGGTGCTCAAAAAGCGATCAGCACCAAATTGTCAGTTCTGTTTGTTATTCTTTTGCTTATCAGTATTTTAATCGCTGTCGGAATTACATTTTCACTTTCTTACCTTACTATCAAAAGTCTGACCTTTACGTCACTAAAAAATCAGGTTTCCGTAGATGCAGGAAATATAAACAGAGAATTGAATTCAACCTTTTATTATCTGAACGGTGTAGCAGATGCCATCGAACAGAATAAATTTGATTCCAATGAGGATATAGAAGCCTATCTTACAGGAACAGTAGGCAGATATGATATGATACCGACCGGTGCTTATCTTGCACTCGAAGACGAATCTTTTATATACCCAAGCGATCCGAGTCTTCAAATGGAGTCTATTACTCAGAAACCCTGGTATATAGAAGCTCTGACTTATGATAATACCTGGTTCTATTATTATGATGTTCCGTATTTTGATATTGCGACCGGTGATCTCTGTGCTACTGTTATCAGACACGTTCATTTAAAGGACGGTCGTGAAGGCTGTTTTGCTGCAGACCTTATGTTATCCAGTTCCCAGGAAACGCTTGATTCTGTTAAGTTATACAAAACCGGCGGCGCTATGATGGTCACAGCCGACGGAATGATCCTCACATATGGTAAAGATTCCAGTTTCTGCGGTCAGAAAATTTCTGAGATCACAGACAATACATTCTTATCCGCTGTGGGTGATTTTGTAACTGCTGAGACATCAAAAGAAGATCACGAAGTCACCAGCGTTAATGTTGGCGGAGAGAAATATTTCATGGCTGCCGCTGATGTTGATGGCACTGACTGGTATGTACTTGTATACGCAAAACAAAGTGAGGTCTACTCAACACTTAACACTATCATAATGGTTCTCCTTATAGTAGTCCTCATATCTATCGTTGCTGTTATAATCATTATGAATATTGTTCTCAGGAAAATGATCAAGAACCCTGTAACATCACTTACAGATAATATCGAGAAGATTTCCGGCGGTGACTTTACCGTAAGCATCAATTCAAACGGTAATGATGAGATCGCATATATGAATAATGCGATGGGTGATTTCGTAGATGGAATGAGAACTTCTCTTAGCGAGATCAAAGATGTTTCGAGCAGACTTCACGATAATGCACAGACTTCCAAAACAACGGCCGAAGATCTCGAGGGAGCAGCTAATGATCAGTCAGAAAGCATGACTCAGGTTCGTGAAAATATCGAGAACATGGCAAAAGCCGTTACTGAAGTTGCTGAGAATGCAACTGTACTTGCCCAGACTGTTAATACGGTTAATGAGCAGCAGCAGGAAATTGAAACTACCATGAATAAGCTTGTTTCCAAGGCCAACAGCGGTCAGCAGGATATGGCTTCCGTATCAACAGGAATGGATGATATCGTAGTTTCTATGAAAGATATGGCAGAGGCAGTCTCCGGTGTAAATCTTGCCGCTGAGAAGATCACTCAGATCATCGATCTTATAAATTCGATCTCCTCTCAGACTAATCTCCTGTCACTTAATGCCAGCATTGAGGCTGCAAGAGCCGGCGAGGCCGGAAAAGGATTTGCAGTTGTTGCCTCTGAAATAGGTACTCTTGCCCAGAATTCAGCAGATGCAACCAATCAGATAGCTGATATTATCAAGGAAATGTCATCCCGAGTTCAGCTTCTGTCCGATAAATCAGAGTCTAATACTCAAATGATCAACAGCAGCGCCGAAACTGTTAACACTGCCGCAGCTACTTTTGAGGAAATAACACGTGAACTTGAAAGGGCAAGTGATACATTAAATACAATGGCTGATCAGATGAATAAGGTTAATGATGTCGCAACAAATATGGCATCTGTTTCCGAGGAACAGTCCGCTTCCACTCAGGAGATCGCAGATAATGTTGAACGTGTCACCGAAGCTGCCCATGGAGTTGCAACATCCTCTGAGCTTGTTGCAACTGCGGCATCTTCCGTATCAGATGCTGTTGACACCATAAATAACAATTTAGCCAGGTTTACTATTAGATAATATGAATAAATTGCAGGAATCCGCATTTACTGCGGGTTCCTGCAATAAGCTAATCAATTGGTGTTCCAAATGTCAAATTATTATCTTAATAATGATACGTTCTTTGCAATGCAGCCATAAAAATGGTCCCGGCTACTGCCGCCATCAGCTCTGCGAAAACAGCGGAACACCATATACCGTCCGCGCCAAGCAGTACCGGCAGGAAGAGTACAGCCCCAAGTTCAAATACAAATGTCCGTAAAAAAGAGATCAGCGCAGATATCTGTCCG is from Lachnospiraceae bacterium C1.1 and encodes:
- a CDS encoding alpha/beta hydrolase-fold protein gives rise to the protein MFKKQIAILLAAITACSMSACGVSSTTDKAVSEAAPTVETAADESGKNTETADEAESSASGTVDNSLAEDEETLIATYADKFEQKTYTDSESGLSITYNLYLPEDYDESKTYPMVVFIGDSSCAGDDPTYSLTQGRGGLVWATDEWQSVNPTIVAVPTYPETILDDHGSYTTTEYVELTKRYIDYMSEEYAVDTDRIYGTGQSMGCMTTLILASEYPDLYAACMFVDGQWDISTLTGLEDQKFVYFAAEDDTNAWNGAQEVKSMFDDDSVSYKYAQWDGNWSVDELSSAASELFEDGEDQYFISWKTGTIEPKSMGMGGNDSGSYHMASFDYAYNCVAAMEWLFSQTK
- a CDS encoding methyl-accepting chemotaxis protein, whose product is MRDKNKTNHTKTGAQKAISTKLSVLFVILLLISILIAVGITFSLSYLTIKSLTFTSLKNQVSVDAGNINRELNSTFYYLNGVADAIEQNKFDSNEDIEAYLTGTVGRYDMIPTGAYLALEDESFIYPSDPSLQMESITQKPWYIEALTYDNTWFYYYDVPYFDIATGDLCATVIRHVHLKDGREGCFAADLMLSSSQETLDSVKLYKTGGAMMVTADGMILTYGKDSSFCGQKISEITDNTFLSAVGDFVTAETSKEDHEVTSVNVGGEKYFMAAADVDGTDWYVLVYAKQSEVYSTLNTIIMVLLIVVLISIVAVIIIMNIVLRKMIKNPVTSLTDNIEKISGGDFTVSINSNGNDEIAYMNNAMGDFVDGMRTSLSEIKDVSSRLHDNAQTSKTTAEDLEGAANDQSESMTQVRENIENMAKAVTEVAENATVLAQTVNTVNEQQQEIETTMNKLVSKANSGQQDMASVSTGMDDIVVSMKDMAEAVSGVNLAAEKITQIIDLINSISSQTNLLSLNASIEAARAGEAGKGFAVVASEIGTLAQNSADATNQIADIIKEMSSRVQLLSDKSESNTQMINSSAETVNTAAATFEEITRELERASDTLNTMADQMNKVNDVATNMASVSEEQSASTQEIADNVERVTEAAHGVATSSELVATAASSVSDAVDTINNNLARFTIR